Proteins from a single region of Scatophagus argus isolate fScaArg1 chromosome 23, fScaArg1.pri, whole genome shotgun sequence:
- the LOC124054823 gene encoding uncharacterized protein LOC124054823 isoform X7: MDISFTLAGCLLHSHPLYIRKGSQSISSPSLSEGSAKISISSGAPKLGHLFPLATRLESEEEVRGAHSRRITMKFIKVLVLLLLASVHDFTPVSSDDSHESVEKETTTTKTSTANQTTTQAGTTESTASSTQIETTTTTPTAAQTNVTVASTPPKTTSQPPEDGKTEASTLSAKTTEHSAMTSSAIVLTHNETLKNENESTHSSNSGNHSQNTTEMETGQHVTEKARTDKGQHVTEKATTDKGQHDTEKARTDKAVPSGTPEDPKNGAGSHTDTDKKVPKSDKKLWWILLPVLLVGGAAAIVLKFKGKKIHDHTETIDIGTENASFQSRPESTKDGVMLLGMKSSGDEENAAAR; the protein is encoded by the exons ATGGACATAAGTTTTACCCTCGCTGGCTGCCTTCTCCACAGCCACCCACTTTACATCAGGAAGGGAAGCCAGAGCATTTCCTCCCCTTCTTTATCTGAAGGAAGTGCCAAAATAAGCATCAGCAGCGGAGCGCCCAAGCTCGGACACCTTTTTCCACTGGCCACTCGGTTGGAGTCTGAGGAAGAAGTCAGAGGAGCCCACAGCCGCAGAATCACCATGAAGTTTATCAAAGTTCTTGTCCTCCTTCTACTTGCATCTGTTCATGACTTTACGCCAG TTTCATCAGATGACTCACATGAATCAGTTGAGAAAG aaacaacaacaacaaaaacctcaaCAGCAAACCAAACTACAACACAAGCAGGCACCACAGAATCAACTGCAAGTTCGACACAAATAGAGACAACGACGacaacaccaacagcagcacaaacaaacgTCACTGTAGCTTCCACTCCCCCCAAGACCACCAGTCAACCTCCTGAGGACG GAAAAACTGAGGCTTCAACCCTTTcagcaaagacaacagagcACAGTGCGATGACATCTTCAGCTATTGTCCTGACACACAATGAAA ctttgaaaaatgaaaatgaatcaactcACTCCAGTAACTCAGGAAACCACTCTCAGAACAcgacagagatggagacag GTCAACATGTCACTGAAAAAGCAAGAACAGACAAAG GTCAACATGTCACTGAAAAAGCAACGACAGACAAAG GGCAACATGACACTGAAAAAGCAAGGACAGACAAAG CAGTACCTTCGGGGACACCAGAAGATCCTAAAAATGGTGCTG GTTCCCATACTGACACTGACAAGAAAGTACCCAAATCAG ACAAAAAGCTCTGGTGGATTCTGTTGCCCGTCCTATTGGTTGGAGGTGCTGCTGCCATTGTCCTCAAATTCAAAGGCAAGAAGATCCACGATCACACAG AAACCATCGATATTGGAACCGAGAA CGCATCCTTCCAGAGCAGGCCCGAAAGCACCAAAGATGGTGTCATGCTCCTCGGAATGAAGTCATCAGGCGACGAAGAAAATG
- the LOC124054823 gene encoding protein let-653-like isoform X1, which yields MDISFTLAGCLLHSHPLYIRKGSQSISSPSLSEGSAKISISSGAPKLGHLFPLATRLESEEEVRGAHSRRITMKFIKVLVLLLLASVHDFTPVSSDDSHESVEKGEHDTEEPSTDKAETTTTKTSTANQTTTQAGTTESTASSTQIETTTTTPTAAQTNVTVASTPPKTTSQPPEDGKTEASTLSAKTTEHSAMTSSAIVLTHNETLKNENESTHSSNSGNHSQNTTEMETGQHVTEKARTDKGQHVTEKATTDKGQHDTEKARTDKAVPSGTPEDPKNGAGSHTDTDKKVPKSDKKLWWILLPVLLVGGAAAIVLKFKGKKIHDHTETIDIGTENASFQSRPESTKDGVMLLGMKSSGDEENAAAR from the exons ATGGACATAAGTTTTACCCTCGCTGGCTGCCTTCTCCACAGCCACCCACTTTACATCAGGAAGGGAAGCCAGAGCATTTCCTCCCCTTCTTTATCTGAAGGAAGTGCCAAAATAAGCATCAGCAGCGGAGCGCCCAAGCTCGGACACCTTTTTCCACTGGCCACTCGGTTGGAGTCTGAGGAAGAAGTCAGAGGAGCCCACAGCCGCAGAATCACCATGAAGTTTATCAAAGTTCTTGTCCTCCTTCTACTTGCATCTGTTCATGACTTTACGCCAG TTTCATCAGATGACTCACATGAATCAGTTGAGAAAG GTGAACATGACACTGAAGAACCAAGCACAGACAAAG cagaaacaacaacaacaaaaacctcaaCAGCAAACCAAACTACAACACAAGCAGGCACCACAGAATCAACTGCAAGTTCGACACAAATAGAGACAACGACGacaacaccaacagcagcacaaacaaacgTCACTGTAGCTTCCACTCCCCCCAAGACCACCAGTCAACCTCCTGAGGACG GAAAAACTGAGGCTTCAACCCTTTcagcaaagacaacagagcACAGTGCGATGACATCTTCAGCTATTGTCCTGACACACAATGAAA ctttgaaaaatgaaaatgaatcaactcACTCCAGTAACTCAGGAAACCACTCTCAGAACAcgacagagatggagacag GTCAACATGTCACTGAAAAAGCAAGAACAGACAAAG GTCAACATGTCACTGAAAAAGCAACGACAGACAAAG GGCAACATGACACTGAAAAAGCAAGGACAGACAAAG CAGTACCTTCGGGGACACCAGAAGATCCTAAAAATGGTGCTG GTTCCCATACTGACACTGACAAGAAAGTACCCAAATCAG ACAAAAAGCTCTGGTGGATTCTGTTGCCCGTCCTATTGGTTGGAGGTGCTGCTGCCATTGTCCTCAAATTCAAAGGCAAGAAGATCCACGATCACACAG AAACCATCGATATTGGAACCGAGAA CGCATCCTTCCAGAGCAGGCCCGAAAGCACCAAAGATGGTGTCATGCTCCTCGGAATGAAGTCATCAGGCGACGAAGAAAATG
- the LOC124054823 gene encoding serine-rich adhesin for platelets-like isoform X5 — MDISFTLAGCLLHSHPLYIRKGSQSISSPSLSEGSAKISISSGAPKLGHLFPLATRLESEEEVRGAHSRRITMKFIKVLVLLLLASVHDFTPVSSDDSHESVEKGEHDTEEPSTDKAETTTTKTSTANQTTTQAGTTESTASSTQIETTTTTPTAAQTNVTVASTPPKTTSQPPEDGKTEASTLSAKTTEHSAMTSSAIVLTHNETLKNENESTHSSNSGNHSQNTTEMETGQHVTEKARTDKGQHDTEKARTDKAVPSGTPEDPKNGAGSHTDTDKKVPKSDKKLWWILLPVLLVGGAAAIVLKFKGKKIHDHTETIDIGTENASFQSRPESTKDGVMLLGMKSSGDEENAAAR, encoded by the exons ATGGACATAAGTTTTACCCTCGCTGGCTGCCTTCTCCACAGCCACCCACTTTACATCAGGAAGGGAAGCCAGAGCATTTCCTCCCCTTCTTTATCTGAAGGAAGTGCCAAAATAAGCATCAGCAGCGGAGCGCCCAAGCTCGGACACCTTTTTCCACTGGCCACTCGGTTGGAGTCTGAGGAAGAAGTCAGAGGAGCCCACAGCCGCAGAATCACCATGAAGTTTATCAAAGTTCTTGTCCTCCTTCTACTTGCATCTGTTCATGACTTTACGCCAG TTTCATCAGATGACTCACATGAATCAGTTGAGAAAG GTGAACATGACACTGAAGAACCAAGCACAGACAAAG cagaaacaacaacaacaaaaacctcaaCAGCAAACCAAACTACAACACAAGCAGGCACCACAGAATCAACTGCAAGTTCGACACAAATAGAGACAACGACGacaacaccaacagcagcacaaacaaacgTCACTGTAGCTTCCACTCCCCCCAAGACCACCAGTCAACCTCCTGAGGACG GAAAAACTGAGGCTTCAACCCTTTcagcaaagacaacagagcACAGTGCGATGACATCTTCAGCTATTGTCCTGACACACAATGAAA ctttgaaaaatgaaaatgaatcaactcACTCCAGTAACTCAGGAAACCACTCTCAGAACAcgacagagatggagacag GTCAACATGTCACTGAAAAAGCAAGAACAGACAAAG GGCAACATGACACTGAAAAAGCAAGGACAGACAAAG CAGTACCTTCGGGGACACCAGAAGATCCTAAAAATGGTGCTG GTTCCCATACTGACACTGACAAGAAAGTACCCAAATCAG ACAAAAAGCTCTGGTGGATTCTGTTGCCCGTCCTATTGGTTGGAGGTGCTGCTGCCATTGTCCTCAAATTCAAAGGCAAGAAGATCCACGATCACACAG AAACCATCGATATTGGAACCGAGAA CGCATCCTTCCAGAGCAGGCCCGAAAGCACCAAAGATGGTGTCATGCTCCTCGGAATGAAGTCATCAGGCGACGAAGAAAATG
- the LOC124054823 gene encoding serine-rich adhesin for platelets-like isoform X6, which translates to MDISFTLAGCLLHSHPLYIRKGSQSISSPSLSEGSAKISISSGAPKLGHLFPLATRLESEEEVRGAHSRRITMKFIKVLVLLLLASVHDFTPVSSDDSHESVEKGEHDTEEPSTDKAETTTTKTSTANQTTTQAGTTESTASSTQIETTTTTPTAAQTNVTVASTPPKTTSQPPEDGKTEASTLSAKTTEHSAMTSSAIVLTHNETLKNENESTHSSNSGNHSQNTTEMETGQHVTEKATTDKGQHDTEKARTDKAVPSGTPEDPKNGAGSHTDTDKKVPKSDKKLWWILLPVLLVGGAAAIVLKFKGKKIHDHTETIDIGTENASFQSRPESTKDGVMLLGMKSSGDEENAAAR; encoded by the exons ATGGACATAAGTTTTACCCTCGCTGGCTGCCTTCTCCACAGCCACCCACTTTACATCAGGAAGGGAAGCCAGAGCATTTCCTCCCCTTCTTTATCTGAAGGAAGTGCCAAAATAAGCATCAGCAGCGGAGCGCCCAAGCTCGGACACCTTTTTCCACTGGCCACTCGGTTGGAGTCTGAGGAAGAAGTCAGAGGAGCCCACAGCCGCAGAATCACCATGAAGTTTATCAAAGTTCTTGTCCTCCTTCTACTTGCATCTGTTCATGACTTTACGCCAG TTTCATCAGATGACTCACATGAATCAGTTGAGAAAG GTGAACATGACACTGAAGAACCAAGCACAGACAAAG cagaaacaacaacaacaaaaacctcaaCAGCAAACCAAACTACAACACAAGCAGGCACCACAGAATCAACTGCAAGTTCGACACAAATAGAGACAACGACGacaacaccaacagcagcacaaacaaacgTCACTGTAGCTTCCACTCCCCCCAAGACCACCAGTCAACCTCCTGAGGACG GAAAAACTGAGGCTTCAACCCTTTcagcaaagacaacagagcACAGTGCGATGACATCTTCAGCTATTGTCCTGACACACAATGAAA ctttgaaaaatgaaaatgaatcaactcACTCCAGTAACTCAGGAAACCACTCTCAGAACAcgacagagatggagacag GTCAACATGTCACTGAAAAAGCAACGACAGACAAAG GGCAACATGACACTGAAAAAGCAAGGACAGACAAAG CAGTACCTTCGGGGACACCAGAAGATCCTAAAAATGGTGCTG GTTCCCATACTGACACTGACAAGAAAGTACCCAAATCAG ACAAAAAGCTCTGGTGGATTCTGTTGCCCGTCCTATTGGTTGGAGGTGCTGCTGCCATTGTCCTCAAATTCAAAGGCAAGAAGATCCACGATCACACAG AAACCATCGATATTGGAACCGAGAA CGCATCCTTCCAGAGCAGGCCCGAAAGCACCAAAGATGGTGTCATGCTCCTCGGAATGAAGTCATCAGGCGACGAAGAAAATG
- the LOC124054823 gene encoding uncharacterized protein LOC124054823 isoform X4, which yields MDISFTLAGCLLHSHPLYIRKGSQSISSPSLSEGSAKISISSGAPKLGHLFPLATRLESEEEVRGAHSRRITMKFIKVLVLLLLASVHDFTPVSSDDSHESVEKAETTTTKTSTANQTTTQAGTTESTASSTQIETTTTTPTAAQTNVTVASTPPKTTSQPPEDGKTEASTLSAKTTEHSAMTSSAIVLTHNETLKNENESTHSSNSGNHSQNTTEMETGQHVTEKARTDKGQHVTEKATTDKGQHDTEKARTDKAVPSGTPEDPKNGAGSHTDTDKKVPKSDKKLWWILLPVLLVGGAAAIVLKFKGKKIHDHTETIDIGTENASFQSRPESTKDGVMLLGMKSSGDEENAAAR from the exons ATGGACATAAGTTTTACCCTCGCTGGCTGCCTTCTCCACAGCCACCCACTTTACATCAGGAAGGGAAGCCAGAGCATTTCCTCCCCTTCTTTATCTGAAGGAAGTGCCAAAATAAGCATCAGCAGCGGAGCGCCCAAGCTCGGACACCTTTTTCCACTGGCCACTCGGTTGGAGTCTGAGGAAGAAGTCAGAGGAGCCCACAGCCGCAGAATCACCATGAAGTTTATCAAAGTTCTTGTCCTCCTTCTACTTGCATCTGTTCATGACTTTACGCCAG TTTCATCAGATGACTCACATGAATCAGTTGAGAAAG cagaaacaacaacaacaaaaacctcaaCAGCAAACCAAACTACAACACAAGCAGGCACCACAGAATCAACTGCAAGTTCGACACAAATAGAGACAACGACGacaacaccaacagcagcacaaacaaacgTCACTGTAGCTTCCACTCCCCCCAAGACCACCAGTCAACCTCCTGAGGACG GAAAAACTGAGGCTTCAACCCTTTcagcaaagacaacagagcACAGTGCGATGACATCTTCAGCTATTGTCCTGACACACAATGAAA ctttgaaaaatgaaaatgaatcaactcACTCCAGTAACTCAGGAAACCACTCTCAGAACAcgacagagatggagacag GTCAACATGTCACTGAAAAAGCAAGAACAGACAAAG GTCAACATGTCACTGAAAAAGCAACGACAGACAAAG GGCAACATGACACTGAAAAAGCAAGGACAGACAAAG CAGTACCTTCGGGGACACCAGAAGATCCTAAAAATGGTGCTG GTTCCCATACTGACACTGACAAGAAAGTACCCAAATCAG ACAAAAAGCTCTGGTGGATTCTGTTGCCCGTCCTATTGGTTGGAGGTGCTGCTGCCATTGTCCTCAAATTCAAAGGCAAGAAGATCCACGATCACACAG AAACCATCGATATTGGAACCGAGAA CGCATCCTTCCAGAGCAGGCCCGAAAGCACCAAAGATGGTGTCATGCTCCTCGGAATGAAGTCATCAGGCGACGAAGAAAATG
- the LOC124054823 gene encoding serine-rich adhesin for platelets-like isoform X3, producing the protein MDISFTLAGCLLHSHPLYIRKGSQSISSPSLSEGSAKISISSGAPKLGHLFPLATRLESEEEVRGAHSRRITMKFIKVLVLLLLASVHDFTPVSSDDSHESVEKGEHDTEEPSTDKAETTTTKTSTANQTTTQAGTTESTASSTQIETTTTTPTAAQTNVTVASTPPKTTSQPPEDGKTEASTLSAKTTEHSAMTSSAIVLTHNETLKNENESTHSSNSGNHSQNTTEMETGQHVTEKARTDKGQHVTEKATTDKGQHDTEKARTDKVPSGTPEDPKNGAGSHTDTDKKVPKSDKKLWWILLPVLLVGGAAAIVLKFKGKKIHDHTETIDIGTENASFQSRPESTKDGVMLLGMKSSGDEENAAAR; encoded by the exons ATGGACATAAGTTTTACCCTCGCTGGCTGCCTTCTCCACAGCCACCCACTTTACATCAGGAAGGGAAGCCAGAGCATTTCCTCCCCTTCTTTATCTGAAGGAAGTGCCAAAATAAGCATCAGCAGCGGAGCGCCCAAGCTCGGACACCTTTTTCCACTGGCCACTCGGTTGGAGTCTGAGGAAGAAGTCAGAGGAGCCCACAGCCGCAGAATCACCATGAAGTTTATCAAAGTTCTTGTCCTCCTTCTACTTGCATCTGTTCATGACTTTACGCCAG TTTCATCAGATGACTCACATGAATCAGTTGAGAAAG GTGAACATGACACTGAAGAACCAAGCACAGACAAAG cagaaacaacaacaacaaaaacctcaaCAGCAAACCAAACTACAACACAAGCAGGCACCACAGAATCAACTGCAAGTTCGACACAAATAGAGACAACGACGacaacaccaacagcagcacaaacaaacgTCACTGTAGCTTCCACTCCCCCCAAGACCACCAGTCAACCTCCTGAGGACG GAAAAACTGAGGCTTCAACCCTTTcagcaaagacaacagagcACAGTGCGATGACATCTTCAGCTATTGTCCTGACACACAATGAAA ctttgaaaaatgaaaatgaatcaactcACTCCAGTAACTCAGGAAACCACTCTCAGAACAcgacagagatggagacag GTCAACATGTCACTGAAAAAGCAAGAACAGACAAAG GTCAACATGTCACTGAAAAAGCAACGACAGACAAAG GGCAACATGACACTGAAAAAGCAAGGACAGACAAAG TACCTTCGGGGACACCAGAAGATCCTAAAAATGGTGCTG GTTCCCATACTGACACTGACAAGAAAGTACCCAAATCAG ACAAAAAGCTCTGGTGGATTCTGTTGCCCGTCCTATTGGTTGGAGGTGCTGCTGCCATTGTCCTCAAATTCAAAGGCAAGAAGATCCACGATCACACAG AAACCATCGATATTGGAACCGAGAA CGCATCCTTCCAGAGCAGGCCCGAAAGCACCAAAGATGGTGTCATGCTCCTCGGAATGAAGTCATCAGGCGACGAAGAAAATG
- the LOC124054823 gene encoding uncharacterized protein LOC124054823 isoform X8 has product MDISFTLAGCLLHSHPLYIRKGSQSISSPSLSEGSAKISISSGAPKLGHLFPLATRLESEEEVRGAHSRRITMKFIKVLVLLLLASVHDFTPVSSDDSHESVEKGEHDTEEPSTDKAETTTTKTSTANQTTTQAGTTESTASSTQIETTTTTPTAAQTNVTVASTPPKTTSQPPEDGKTEASTLSAKTTEHSAMTSSAIVLTHNETLKNENESTHSSNSGNHSQNTTEMETGQHVTEKARTDKGQHDTEKARTDKVPSGTPEDPKNGAGSHTDTDKKVPKSDKKLWWILLPVLLVGGAAAIVLKFKGKKIHDHTETIDIGTENASFQSRPESTKDGVMLLGMKSSGDEENAAAR; this is encoded by the exons ATGGACATAAGTTTTACCCTCGCTGGCTGCCTTCTCCACAGCCACCCACTTTACATCAGGAAGGGAAGCCAGAGCATTTCCTCCCCTTCTTTATCTGAAGGAAGTGCCAAAATAAGCATCAGCAGCGGAGCGCCCAAGCTCGGACACCTTTTTCCACTGGCCACTCGGTTGGAGTCTGAGGAAGAAGTCAGAGGAGCCCACAGCCGCAGAATCACCATGAAGTTTATCAAAGTTCTTGTCCTCCTTCTACTTGCATCTGTTCATGACTTTACGCCAG TTTCATCAGATGACTCACATGAATCAGTTGAGAAAG GTGAACATGACACTGAAGAACCAAGCACAGACAAAG cagaaacaacaacaacaaaaacctcaaCAGCAAACCAAACTACAACACAAGCAGGCACCACAGAATCAACTGCAAGTTCGACACAAATAGAGACAACGACGacaacaccaacagcagcacaaacaaacgTCACTGTAGCTTCCACTCCCCCCAAGACCACCAGTCAACCTCCTGAGGACG GAAAAACTGAGGCTTCAACCCTTTcagcaaagacaacagagcACAGTGCGATGACATCTTCAGCTATTGTCCTGACACACAATGAAA ctttgaaaaatgaaaatgaatcaactcACTCCAGTAACTCAGGAAACCACTCTCAGAACAcgacagagatggagacag GTCAACATGTCACTGAAAAAGCAAGAACAGACAAAG GGCAACATGACACTGAAAAAGCAAGGACAGACAAAG TACCTTCGGGGACACCAGAAGATCCTAAAAATGGTGCTG GTTCCCATACTGACACTGACAAGAAAGTACCCAAATCAG ACAAAAAGCTCTGGTGGATTCTGTTGCCCGTCCTATTGGTTGGAGGTGCTGCTGCCATTGTCCTCAAATTCAAAGGCAAGAAGATCCACGATCACACAG AAACCATCGATATTGGAACCGAGAA CGCATCCTTCCAGAGCAGGCCCGAAAGCACCAAAGATGGTGTCATGCTCCTCGGAATGAAGTCATCAGGCGACGAAGAAAATG
- the LOC124054823 gene encoding uncharacterized protein LOC124054823 isoform X11, with the protein MDISFTLAGCLLHSHPLYIRKGSQSISSPSLSEGSAKISISSGAPKLGHLFPLATRLESEEEVRGAHSRRITMKFIKVLVLLLLASVHDFTPVSSDDSHESVEKGEHDTEEPSTDKGQHVTEKARTDKGQHDTEKARTDKVPSGTPEDPKNGAGSHTDTDKKVPKSDKKLWWILLPVLLVGGAAAIVLKFKGKKIHDHTETIDIGTENASFQSRPESTKDGVMLLGMKSSGDEENAAAR; encoded by the exons ATGGACATAAGTTTTACCCTCGCTGGCTGCCTTCTCCACAGCCACCCACTTTACATCAGGAAGGGAAGCCAGAGCATTTCCTCCCCTTCTTTATCTGAAGGAAGTGCCAAAATAAGCATCAGCAGCGGAGCGCCCAAGCTCGGACACCTTTTTCCACTGGCCACTCGGTTGGAGTCTGAGGAAGAAGTCAGAGGAGCCCACAGCCGCAGAATCACCATGAAGTTTATCAAAGTTCTTGTCCTCCTTCTACTTGCATCTGTTCATGACTTTACGCCAG TTTCATCAGATGACTCACATGAATCAGTTGAGAAAG GTGAACATGACACTGAAGAACCAAGCACAGACAAAG GTCAACATGTCACTGAAAAAGCAAGAACAGACAAAG GGCAACATGACACTGAAAAAGCAAGGACAGACAAAG TACCTTCGGGGACACCAGAAGATCCTAAAAATGGTGCTG GTTCCCATACTGACACTGACAAGAAAGTACCCAAATCAG ACAAAAAGCTCTGGTGGATTCTGTTGCCCGTCCTATTGGTTGGAGGTGCTGCTGCCATTGTCCTCAAATTCAAAGGCAAGAAGATCCACGATCACACAG AAACCATCGATATTGGAACCGAGAA CGCATCCTTCCAGAGCAGGCCCGAAAGCACCAAAGATGGTGTCATGCTCCTCGGAATGAAGTCATCAGGCGACGAAGAAAATG
- the LOC124054823 gene encoding salivary glue protein Sgs-3-like isoform X2, with product MDISFTLAGCLLHSHPLYIRKGSQSISSPSLSEGSAKISISSGAPKLGHLFPLATRLESEEEVRGAHSRRITMKFIKVLVLLLLASVHDFTPVSSDDSHESVEKGEHDTEEPSTDKETTTTKTSTANQTTTQAGTTESTASSTQIETTTTTPTAAQTNVTVASTPPKTTSQPPEDGKTEASTLSAKTTEHSAMTSSAIVLTHNETLKNENESTHSSNSGNHSQNTTEMETGQHVTEKARTDKGQHVTEKATTDKGQHDTEKARTDKAVPSGTPEDPKNGAGSHTDTDKKVPKSDKKLWWILLPVLLVGGAAAIVLKFKGKKIHDHTETIDIGTENASFQSRPESTKDGVMLLGMKSSGDEENAAAR from the exons ATGGACATAAGTTTTACCCTCGCTGGCTGCCTTCTCCACAGCCACCCACTTTACATCAGGAAGGGAAGCCAGAGCATTTCCTCCCCTTCTTTATCTGAAGGAAGTGCCAAAATAAGCATCAGCAGCGGAGCGCCCAAGCTCGGACACCTTTTTCCACTGGCCACTCGGTTGGAGTCTGAGGAAGAAGTCAGAGGAGCCCACAGCCGCAGAATCACCATGAAGTTTATCAAAGTTCTTGTCCTCCTTCTACTTGCATCTGTTCATGACTTTACGCCAG TTTCATCAGATGACTCACATGAATCAGTTGAGAAAG GTGAACATGACACTGAAGAACCAAGCACAGACAAAG aaacaacaacaacaaaaacctcaaCAGCAAACCAAACTACAACACAAGCAGGCACCACAGAATCAACTGCAAGTTCGACACAAATAGAGACAACGACGacaacaccaacagcagcacaaacaaacgTCACTGTAGCTTCCACTCCCCCCAAGACCACCAGTCAACCTCCTGAGGACG GAAAAACTGAGGCTTCAACCCTTTcagcaaagacaacagagcACAGTGCGATGACATCTTCAGCTATTGTCCTGACACACAATGAAA ctttgaaaaatgaaaatgaatcaactcACTCCAGTAACTCAGGAAACCACTCTCAGAACAcgacagagatggagacag GTCAACATGTCACTGAAAAAGCAAGAACAGACAAAG GTCAACATGTCACTGAAAAAGCAACGACAGACAAAG GGCAACATGACACTGAAAAAGCAAGGACAGACAAAG CAGTACCTTCGGGGACACCAGAAGATCCTAAAAATGGTGCTG GTTCCCATACTGACACTGACAAGAAAGTACCCAAATCAG ACAAAAAGCTCTGGTGGATTCTGTTGCCCGTCCTATTGGTTGGAGGTGCTGCTGCCATTGTCCTCAAATTCAAAGGCAAGAAGATCCACGATCACACAG AAACCATCGATATTGGAACCGAGAA CGCATCCTTCCAGAGCAGGCCCGAAAGCACCAAAGATGGTGTCATGCTCCTCGGAATGAAGTCATCAGGCGACGAAGAAAATG
- the LOC124054823 gene encoding protein let-653-like isoform X9, with protein MDISFTLAGCLLHSHPLYIRKGSQSISSPSLSEGSAKISISSGAPKLGHLFPLATRLESEEEVRGAHSRRITMKFIKVLVLLLLASVHDFTPVSSDDSHESVEKGEHDTEEPSTDKAETTTTKTSTANQTTTQAGTTESTASSTQIETTTTTPTAAQTNVTVASTPPKTTSQPPEDGKTEASTLSAKTTEHSAMTSSAIVLTHNETLKNENESTHSSNSGNHSQNTTEMETGQHVTEKATTDKGQHDTEKARTDKVPSGTPEDPKNGAGSHTDTDKKVPKSDKKLWWILLPVLLVGGAAAIVLKFKGKKIHDHTETIDIGTENASFQSRPESTKDGVMLLGMKSSGDEENAAAR; from the exons ATGGACATAAGTTTTACCCTCGCTGGCTGCCTTCTCCACAGCCACCCACTTTACATCAGGAAGGGAAGCCAGAGCATTTCCTCCCCTTCTTTATCTGAAGGAAGTGCCAAAATAAGCATCAGCAGCGGAGCGCCCAAGCTCGGACACCTTTTTCCACTGGCCACTCGGTTGGAGTCTGAGGAAGAAGTCAGAGGAGCCCACAGCCGCAGAATCACCATGAAGTTTATCAAAGTTCTTGTCCTCCTTCTACTTGCATCTGTTCATGACTTTACGCCAG TTTCATCAGATGACTCACATGAATCAGTTGAGAAAG GTGAACATGACACTGAAGAACCAAGCACAGACAAAG cagaaacaacaacaacaaaaacctcaaCAGCAAACCAAACTACAACACAAGCAGGCACCACAGAATCAACTGCAAGTTCGACACAAATAGAGACAACGACGacaacaccaacagcagcacaaacaaacgTCACTGTAGCTTCCACTCCCCCCAAGACCACCAGTCAACCTCCTGAGGACG GAAAAACTGAGGCTTCAACCCTTTcagcaaagacaacagagcACAGTGCGATGACATCTTCAGCTATTGTCCTGACACACAATGAAA ctttgaaaaatgaaaatgaatcaactcACTCCAGTAACTCAGGAAACCACTCTCAGAACAcgacagagatggagacag GTCAACATGTCACTGAAAAAGCAACGACAGACAAAG GGCAACATGACACTGAAAAAGCAAGGACAGACAAAG TACCTTCGGGGACACCAGAAGATCCTAAAAATGGTGCTG GTTCCCATACTGACACTGACAAGAAAGTACCCAAATCAG ACAAAAAGCTCTGGTGGATTCTGTTGCCCGTCCTATTGGTTGGAGGTGCTGCTGCCATTGTCCTCAAATTCAAAGGCAAGAAGATCCACGATCACACAG AAACCATCGATATTGGAACCGAGAA CGCATCCTTCCAGAGCAGGCCCGAAAGCACCAAAGATGGTGTCATGCTCCTCGGAATGAAGTCATCAGGCGACGAAGAAAATG